The Verrucomicrobiia bacterium DNA window CCCGACGAGAAAAAAGAATCGATTTGAGACGCGAATGCCCCCCAGTTCTTTTACGCGCGATGGCAGCCGCCTTGTCTGGCGAAGCAAGGAACAAACGTTGTGGCTGGAAGCGTGGGGCCGCGACAGCATTCGCGTGAGGGCGACGACACTCGCGGACATGACGCAGCGCGACTGGAGCCTGCTGCGGCCGGGCAAGAGTGCATCGAAGCTTTCCGTGCAGGAAAAGTTTGCCCGCTTCGTGAACGGCAAACTTTCCGCAACTGTGGATGCGCGTTCCGGACGTGTGCGCTTTTTCAAGACAGGCAGTGAAGAACCTCTGGCCGAAGAGATCTTCGCACGTACCAACTATCCCGCGTCACGCACGTTTAAATCGGTTGGCGGGGACTTGTTCAAGTGCGAAGCCAGCTTCACGGCGTTCGATGATGAACGGATTTATGGCCTGGGACAGCGGCGTCATGGATTGCTCGATCAAAAGGGTTGCGTGCTGGAACTCACGCATCGCAACTCGCAGATCTCCGTTCCGTTTCTCGTATCGAGCCGCGGATACGGGTTGCTCTGGCATCATCCAGGCATGGGACGCGTGGAACTCGGCCGCACGCAGACGCGCTGGGTTGCAGATGCAGCGCGGTTGATTGATTACGTGGTGACGACGGGCGACGACTACGCGGAGATCATGGAACGATACGCGGACCTCACAGGCCACGCGCCCATGATGCCGCGGTTCGCTGCGGGTTTTTGGCAATGCAAGCTGCGGTATCGCACACAGGAGGAACTGCTCGCGGTGGCGCGCGAACACAAGCGGCGCGGCTTGCCGATGTCGGTGATTGTCATTGATTACTTCAACTGGACGAAAATGGGCGAATGGAAGTTCGACCCGGCTTGCTGGCCTGATCCGGCGGGGATGGTGCGCGAACTCAAGACGATGGGAATCGAAGTGATGGTATCCGTCTGGCCGACCGTCAATCCCGACAGCGAGAACTTCGCGGAACTCGAGCGGCGCAATTTGCTCGTGAGGACCGAACGCGGCATCAACAGCTTCATCAAGTTCACCGATTCCAACGCGAACCAGACGGTGATCTCTGGACTGGTCGACACCACGCATCCCGAGGCGAGGGCGTTCCTTTGGGAGAAAGTGCGCGACAATTACTTCAAGCACGGAATCAAGGCATGGTGGCTGGATGCCATTGAACCTGAGATGGTGACTTACGATCACGACAATGTGCGTTACCACGCGGGCAACGGATCGGAGGTTGGGTGCATTTATCCGATGATGCAGCAGCGGGCGTTTTATGAGGGGATGCGCGCCGCGGGAGAAAAGGATGTGATCACCCTTGGCCGCGCGGGATTCGCGGGAAGCCAGCGTTATGGCGCTGCGATCTGGTCAGGCGACATTCACTCGACGTGGGAGGATTTGCAGCAGCAAGTGCGCGCGGGACTGAATATTGGAATGAGCGGCATTCCGTGGTGGACGACGGATATCGGCGGTTTTTTTGGGGGTGAGGTGGACACGCCTTACTTCCAGGAACTCATCGTTCGGTGGTTTCAGTATGGCGCGTTTTGTCCACTGTTCCGCTTGCATGGCTGGCGCAACAGTTCCCTCGCTCATCCCGAAACGAGTGATCCAACGCGTGGGGGGCCGAATGAGGTCTGGACTTTTGGCGACCGCGCTTACGAGATCATTCGCAAGTTCCTGTTGCTGCGGGAGCGGTTGCGTCCGTACATCATGGAACAGATGAAGCGCGCGAGTGCGAAAGGAACACCGCCCATGCGGCCGCTGTTCTTCGACTTTGCTGAAGACCAGCGCTGCTCAGACGTGGATGATCAATTCCTGTTTGGACCGGATCTGCTGGTTGCGCCTGTGCTGCATGCAGCGGAGACGAAGCGAAAAGTATATTTGCCGGCTGGAGCCAATTGGACTGATGCGTGGACACGGAGGGAGTTCAAAGGCGGCCAATTCATTTCGGCTGCGGCGCCGCTTGAAACCATACCGCTGTTCCTGAGAAATGGACGCCGACTGCCGATTCGCGATGAGCGATAAAACGTCGTACACCAAGCGGTTCAGCTACGCAGCGAGTGACACGGCGGGCCAGCTGGTCTTCTGCGTCATCTCGTTTTACCTGCTGAAGTTCTACACCGACGTGTATGGAATCAAGGCGAGTCATGCGGGAACCATTCTGTTGGTGGCGCGACTGATCGATGCCATCGACGCGC harbors:
- a CDS encoding glycoside hydrolase family 31 protein, encoding MPPSSFTRDGSRLVWRSKEQTLWLEAWGRDSIRVRATTLADMTQRDWSLLRPGKSASKLSVQEKFARFVNGKLSATVDARSGRVRFFKTGSEEPLAEEIFARTNYPASRTFKSVGGDLFKCEASFTAFDDERIYGLGQRRHGLLDQKGCVLELTHRNSQISVPFLVSSRGYGLLWHHPGMGRVELGRTQTRWVADAARLIDYVVTTGDDYAEIMERYADLTGHAPMMPRFAAGFWQCKLRYRTQEELLAVAREHKRRGLPMSVIVIDYFNWTKMGEWKFDPACWPDPAGMVRELKTMGIEVMVSVWPTVNPDSENFAELERRNLLVRTERGINSFIKFTDSNANQTVISGLVDTTHPEARAFLWEKVRDNYFKHGIKAWWLDAIEPEMVTYDHDNVRYHAGNGSEVGCIYPMMQQRAFYEGMRAAGEKDVITLGRAGFAGSQRYGAAIWSGDIHSTWEDLQQQVRAGLNIGMSGIPWWTTDIGGFFGGEVDTPYFQELIVRWFQYGAFCPLFRLHGWRNSSLAHPETSDPTRGGPNEVWTFGDRAYEIIRKFLLLRERLRPYIMEQMKRASAKGTPPMRPLFFDFAEDQRCSDVDDQFLFGPDLLVAPVLHAAETKRKVYLPAGANWTDAWTRREFKGGQFISAAAPLETIPLFLRNGRRLPIRDER